The following nucleotide sequence is from Diospyros lotus cultivar Yz01 chromosome 3, ASM1463336v1, whole genome shotgun sequence.
GTGTGTTTTTCTCTTGTGgccgaaaattcaaaattggatCTACGAAAATCCAATCGTTAAATTTGGCCCATTTTTGTGTTTGTTAACCCCTTGGCTTGGAGTTTCTAATGGTTGGGTCTGTTTGTATGAATCTCTGGCCGGTTGTGGTCGCCAGCAACGAAGAAGATGTAGGgtgccgaagaagaagaaaagagaaaaaaaaaaaagaaaagaagagaaaaaaagaagaaaaatttattattaaaatttgaaaataaaattatatatttatttaaaattttaaaaatgtagtatatctatattataattaaaaatatagaataacatatagtatattattaagtgtataattgaatataaattattgttaagatgtatgtcagtaatttattaatcaaatttaatgttttattttaatagttaattttattatttaataattaaagtcattgaataaaatatcataaaatatttttttttaaaaattccaaagagaacgcgttttctagttttctattttaagaaatagtttttcaaaatgataaaaagaacgcgttttcaaaaatttcaaaatagatacttaaaatataaaactgaaaatgaattcaaaacttaaaactgaaacacgaagagaacaccaccttagtGTTTCCTATGGAAATTCAGAGTGTTACTCATCTAACTACTGATTCTCCATAAAGTTGACTTTGTGTTACCCTCCTTTATTAGGGTTAGTGGCCCTGATGAATTGCCTTTTTTGTTATTAGTATACATGGCTGGTAATGAATTGCTAGCTGGAAGAGCCAAAGTGACACCTTTCACTTCATCAACCCCAGAAACCCAAATAAAGCCCATTGGGCCAACTAAGTTGTTctattccaaaatcttctcctcCTATTATTATGTCCTAATAAAATTGAATGTCTTTATATATGCCTGGTGTCCCTCAAAAAAGACAAGATAGCGTAAGGGCATATAACTTAATACTTTCCCATTACCAAGGCCATTTGAAGTTAAGTCAGTACTTAGCTAGTAACAATTGATTGTTGTGGTTTATCACGAGGTTGAATACGAGTATTAACTATCAAAGTTTGGGTATTTGTCCTAAAGTTGAAGCGTTTCTATTAAAGTAGGATACTAGGAtgttgtgatatatattaaaatagggAACTTGGAGGAAAAATCTATGAAGTTCAAAAATAATGTGTACTATATAATATTCCAAACAAATTGATGTTATTATTTGGAGATtcacctcaaattaatttgaatttggagaaaaaatgaGAGTTCTGTCTTTTATCCATatgagatatttaaaatttttccttattatgaaatatgaattttcttttttcaaatttcataaaaattaaaatacttaagTGTCTAGTTTGGGTGCAAGTGTTGGatacaatatatataccttcCTTTTGTTGTATTGGTGGCACATAATCAGTGTTATTAAAAGCGCAAGGCgcacaagggtcttggagcctgaggtACAAGGCGAGGCGCGAGCCTGGTGGAACTAGgcgcaaattaataaaaaaaaaaaatgtcatagttaaagaaaaaggtataaaataagtcttaacttctaataatattttaacaagcatgttataaaaaaaataaaaaatttaacatactAACTACcaagagaaataaatattaaaacaagttaCATACCTGTGAATTCCAGCACAACAAATCCAACCATATTTCAGCAACCAAAATATATAAGTATCAcagaagttaaaaaaatttataagaaaagtCTTTAACTAAAATTAGATTAAATCCAAAAGAAGTTTGTAGatcttaaatcctaattaagattagataatctaaaaatcatcctcattGTCAACATCAAGATCTAACATTTCCATATTCCCATCATCAGAAACATCATCTccaatatcctcttcttccacatcatatctctcttcctcttcatcttcatcaggttcaattggagcatttgaagtagtggCCTTTCTTCTACTCTTTGTCAAATTTAGGGTTGGAGCATTTGATCTAGTTGCATAGTGAGCTTTTTCAACACCGGAAGCTTTAGAAACATCAGCCCATGTTAAATCATCGCCCTCATGTACAAGTTCATTATCTGAATCATCAAGTTGGTCAATTGTCCCAAGCAACCACTCATTACTTTCATCAATTTCATCCAAGGAAATGGGATCTATTGATTTACGTAAATTGAAGCGACGTCTCAAAGCTCTATTATACTTcacaaataccaaatcattAAGACGTTGTTGCTCCAATCggtttctctttttgttatgaagctgccataataattaaattagaattggAGAAAGTTGAAAGATATAAGAAATCATCTAGTTAATACTTAATATTACTAATAAGATTGAAATGCTTACATGCTCAAAGATACTCCAATTTCTTACACAACCTGAAGAGCTACAAGTGAGACTACAAATCTTCATGGCAAACTTTTGCAAATTAGGGGTTCCAGTACCAAATTGAGACCACCATTCAACTGagaaaaacacatacaaattagcaattaaaaatatagattattgATCTAAtctaaattagataatttagaAAACCGTGTTACCTAGTGATAATTGATTCCTTCCTCTAATACATATTTGTTTGCCAAATAACCCTTCAGAATTCTTATAAAAGCTCAACTCCTTCGAAAGTTTGTCTTGCACTTCTGCAGTGGGAACCAGTCTCTCTATGCAAGCATACAACCCTTCAATAACCTCGTTGTCTTCTCTAATACTTTCATTTGAGTAAAAAAATGCTGGATTCAAATAATATCCAGCTGCATGTAAAGGACGATGCAATTGAACATTCCATCTCTCATCaatgatttcaaatattttctcgtATTTGCTCTCTTCATcaaaagattttgcaatggcttcTTTTGCCCTATCCATAGCCTCATAAATATAAGGCATAGCAAGTTTGTCCTCATTATCCACCACTCTAAGCACCTTGACAAGAGGCCCAGACACCTTGAgagcaaaaagaatatttttccaaaatgatTCCTGGAGCACTGTTTGAGCTGGTTGCTTACCTCGTGTTTCCTTTGCAAATCTAGAGTTAGTCCACTCTTCTGAAGTGAACATCTTCCTCAAATTAGCTTTTTGTTTATGAAATCTTGAAAGGGTGAGGAAAGCTGTGGCAAACTTTGTTTTTCCAGGTCTTAgcatctttcttttttgtgtaaatgatctcatcatatttaatatttgtgcaAAGCTATATAGGTACCCATTGACTGGACATGCCTTCTGAAATGTGCTCTTTAAGTctaggaattttaaaaatgttctcCAATATCAAGTCCAAACAATGGGCAGCACACGGCGTCCAATACAAATTCTTGTGCTTGGTCATTAAGAACTCTCCTGCAAGACAttaattcaaggaaaaaaatagtccttaattttagtaaaagttaaaaagaaaaaaaataaattagtaaaagtAAAACTTACTAGCTAGAACATTAGCTAAAGCATTATCAGTTACAACTTGAACAACATTTGCTTCTCCTATCTCCTCCACAAATCGGTCAAGCAATTGGTAAAGTTTCATTCCATCTTTAGCATAGGAAGATGTATCAATAGGTTCAATAAACACACTCCCCTTTGGACTATTTACCAAAAAGTTGAGCAAAGACCTATCTCGCTTATCCTTCCAACCATTACACATGATTGTACATTCATATCTTGCCCATTCCTCCCTATGACTcttcataatttcttttgtgtgtTCCACCTCCTTCTTAAGATAAGGTACTCTAACCTCATGAAAACTTGGGGGTTTCATTCTCGGACCAGCTCGTCCAACAGCCTCTATCATTGGCTTAAAACTAGGGTAATTGACTGCATTAAATGGTATACCAGCTTCATACATCCATCTACTAAACCAAACACATGCATTCTCTCTCAACTCTTTGTTGACATGACTTTCTATTGTAGTTTGCTTTCCTTTTGCATCCTTTTGATTACTCACTTTAGGTTTAGcagataaaaacaaatcaagagGCTTTTTTTGCTGttgcctttgttttttttgttgcatagaTGATGCTTGTCCTTGCATAGGCCTTTTACCACGGCTTTGGAAGGCCCCTACGTCCATTTCATCAACATCATCTCCTAGTGTGTCTACATCATCAAAATCTGGCATATCATCAAAGtcattcttccctttcttttttgacATAAACTCTATAATTTCGTCTCT
It contains:
- the LOC127798339 gene encoding uncharacterized protein LOC127798339 — translated: MFTSEEWTNSRFAKETRGKQPAQTVLQESFWKNILFALKVSGPLVKVLRVVDNEDKLAMPYIYEAMDRAKEAIAKSFDEESKYEKIFEIIDERWNVQLHRPLHAAGYYLNPAFFYSNESIREDNEVIEGLYACIERLVPTAEVQDKLSKELSFYKNSEGLFGKQICIRGRNQLSLVEWWSQFGTGTPNLQKFAMKICSLTCSSSGCVRNWSIFEHVSISILLVILSIN